A section of the Bacillus sp. HSf4 genome encodes:
- the nadE gene encoding ammonia-dependent NAD(+) synthetase has translation MSLQEKIINELNVKPSIDPKQEIEKRVGFLKSYLKKTGAKGFVLGISGGQDSSLAGRLAQLAVEELRSEGVQAEFIAVRLPYGVQQDEDDAQLALKFIQPDKSLAFDIASTVESFVSQFKAVTGEALADFHKGNVKARVRMITQYAIGGQHQLLVIGTDHAAEAVTGFFTKYGDGGADLLPLTGLTKRQGSSLLEELGAPERLYTKSPTADLLDEKPQQADETELGLTYQNIDDYLEGKPVSGDVAEAIEKRYIASEHKRQVPASMFDDWWK, from the coding sequence ATGTCTTTGCAAGAAAAAATCATCAATGAACTGAATGTAAAGCCTTCTATTGATCCAAAACAGGAGATTGAGAAACGGGTGGGCTTTTTAAAGAGCTATTTGAAAAAAACCGGAGCTAAAGGCTTTGTTCTCGGAATAAGCGGAGGGCAGGATTCATCGCTTGCAGGACGACTCGCCCAGCTGGCTGTCGAAGAGCTGAGGTCTGAAGGAGTGCAGGCTGAATTTATTGCGGTCCGCCTGCCTTACGGTGTTCAACAGGACGAAGATGACGCCCAGCTGGCCTTGAAGTTTATTCAGCCGGACAAGTCGCTGGCGTTTGATATTGCGTCAACGGTCGAATCCTTTGTTTCCCAGTTTAAAGCTGTTACCGGTGAAGCGCTTGCCGATTTTCATAAAGGCAATGTCAAAGCGCGGGTACGGATGATTACACAGTATGCGATCGGCGGCCAGCATCAATTGCTGGTGATCGGAACAGACCATGCGGCGGAAGCTGTTACCGGCTTTTTCACAAAGTATGGAGACGGAGGCGCGGATCTTTTGCCGCTGACAGGGCTGACGAAACGCCAGGGCAGCAGCCTGCTTGAGGAGCTCGGCGCGCCTGAACGTCTTTATACGAAATCGCCGACAGCCGATTTGCTGGATGAAAAACCTCAGCAAGCCGACGAAACAGAGCTCGGCCTCACATATCAGAATATTGACGATTACCTGGAAGGAAAACCGGTTTCCGGCGATGTGGCCGAGGCGATTGAAAAACGCTACATCGCGTCAGAGCATAAGCGCCAGGTGCCTGCGTCAATGTTTGATGATTGGTGGAAATAA
- a CDS encoding Vat family streptogramin A O-acetyltransferase, which translates to MNGPNPREARPIAGNQHVQFINNTVTRPNIIVGDYTYYDAKHGESFEEQVLYHYEILGDRLIIGKFCSIAPGVQFIMNGANHRMDGSTYPFNIFGHGWEKHTPALEELPFKGDTVIGHDVWIGMDAVIMPGVTIGDGAIVAAQSVVTKDVPPYTIIGGNPAKQIKKRFSDDVIAAWLDIQWWNWDIEQINRRIDDIVNGNIEALKKHIR; encoded by the coding sequence ATGAATGGACCGAATCCAAGAGAAGCCCGCCCGATAGCGGGCAATCAACATGTGCAGTTTATTAACAATACGGTCACAAGGCCGAATATCATCGTCGGAGATTATACATATTACGATGCAAAACACGGAGAGTCGTTTGAAGAACAAGTGCTGTACCATTATGAAATCCTTGGCGACCGTTTAATCATCGGAAAGTTCTGTTCAATTGCGCCAGGCGTTCAATTCATCATGAACGGAGCCAATCACCGTATGGACGGTTCGACATATCCTTTTAACATTTTCGGCCATGGGTGGGAAAAGCACACGCCTGCATTGGAGGAACTTCCGTTTAAAGGGGATACTGTCATCGGCCATGATGTATGGATCGGCATGGATGCGGTCATCATGCCCGGCGTGACAATCGGCGACGGTGCGATCGTTGCGGCTCAATCGGTTGTGACAAAGGATGTGCCTCCATATACAATCATCGGCGGAAACCCGGCTAAACAAATTAAAAAACGGTTTTCCGATGATGTCATCGCTGCCTGGCTGGACATCCAGTGGTGGAATTGGGACATCGAGCAGATCAACAGACGGATCGATGACATTGTCAATGGCAATATCGAAGCGTTAAAAAAACACATCAGATGA
- a CDS encoding MFS transporter — protein sequence MPKTVTFIQNQSFLSLWLGQAVSELGGAIGALSNALLVFELTGSKLVMSGFWLVYFIPSLALQLVIGPFIDLWSRKKTMLFSQLTRAFAFLFPIAMMSLGKLEVWNLLLLQAVIGLIQPLYAPAGTALIPALVKEEQLIKANAYIDGTLRLMGFIAPPIGGLLAAWLGPENTLAAASFFFLLSAFLLLKLKEERIEQTGGGQSWLTQLSGGIRYFFTRRLLVWLGFFLAFVQFGVGVTMVLNVPYVLEELGGSELEYGCFMAAFPLGYFCGSIAAGRLGGLKNRRLMMLGALAAGGLSYIALGFVTEIWAAVMIEAAAGVTIPFFSVHNTSLYQKQVPQHFLGKVLSVRLFIIRGTMMIGVLFAGRFSEMLGIRPLFFMIGAIIFVTGSLGILLPCFRFLDDHSSPAPNTTDKAV from the coding sequence ATGCCAAAGACGGTGACTTTTATTCAGAATCAATCGTTTCTCTCCCTATGGCTGGGACAGGCTGTATCAGAGCTCGGCGGCGCCATCGGAGCCCTTTCCAATGCTTTGCTTGTCTTTGAATTGACGGGTTCCAAGCTTGTCATGAGCGGGTTTTGGCTGGTCTATTTCATCCCTTCACTTGCCTTGCAGCTTGTGATCGGCCCTTTTATTGACCTGTGGAGCAGAAAGAAAACGATGCTGTTCTCCCAGCTGACACGCGCATTCGCATTCCTTTTCCCAATCGCGATGATGTCGCTCGGGAAGCTTGAAGTCTGGAACCTCTTACTCCTGCAGGCGGTGATCGGGCTCATTCAGCCTCTCTACGCTCCTGCAGGAACGGCGCTGATTCCCGCCCTCGTGAAAGAGGAACAGCTCATCAAAGCCAATGCTTATATCGACGGAACATTGCGGCTGATGGGATTTATCGCACCGCCGATCGGAGGGCTTTTGGCCGCCTGGCTCGGTCCGGAAAACACGCTTGCTGCGGCTTCATTTTTCTTTTTGTTAAGCGCATTTCTCCTTTTGAAACTGAAAGAGGAACGAATCGAACAAACCGGCGGAGGACAGAGCTGGCTGACACAGTTATCAGGCGGAATCCGCTATTTCTTTACGCGTCGTTTGCTCGTCTGGCTCGGCTTTTTTCTCGCCTTTGTCCAGTTCGGCGTAGGCGTCACGATGGTTCTCAACGTTCCGTATGTACTGGAGGAACTCGGCGGGAGTGAACTGGAATACGGCTGCTTTATGGCTGCATTTCCGCTCGGTTATTTCTGCGGCTCGATAGCGGCGGGAAGGCTTGGCGGATTGAAAAACCGCCGCTTGATGATGCTTGGCGCACTCGCCGCAGGAGGTCTTTCCTACATTGCCCTCGGTTTTGTGACGGAGATATGGGCCGCCGTCATGATTGAAGCTGCCGCAGGGGTTACAATTCCCTTTTTCAGCGTCCACAACACCTCACTGTACCAAAAACAGGTCCCTCAACACTTTTTAGGAAAAGTTCTCTCCGTTCGCCTCTTTATCATTCGCGGAACGATGATGATCGGTGTCTTATTTGCGGGGAGGTTCAGCGAAATGCTTGGGATACGGCCGCTGTTTTTCATGATCGGCGCCATCATTTTTGTGACGGGAAGCCTCGGGATACTGCTGCCCTGCTTTCGATTTTTGGACGATCATTCTTCACCTGCTCCAAACACAACCGATAAAGCTGTTTAA
- a CDS encoding nucleotidyltransferase domain-containing protein, with translation MKQQIQEELKNIETTYGVKILYAVESGSRAWGFPSQDSDYDVRFIYVHQKDWYLSIDAKRDVIEPPIDDLLDISGWEVTKALRLFRKSNPPLLEWLSSGTVYYEAYSWAENMRKLKNRAFSPASCMYHYLNMASGNFRHYLQREEVKIKKYFYVLRPILACQWIESRQTVPPIEFQTLLEELVEDGPLKAEIHHLLDRKRKGEEFSLEPQNPMLHEFIEKELERLQPAAKAFKTGREDLTPELDRLFRETLDEVWA, from the coding sequence ATGAAACAACAGATTCAAGAAGAGCTGAAAAACATTGAAACAACATATGGCGTCAAAATCCTCTATGCGGTCGAATCAGGCAGCAGAGCATGGGGCTTTCCTTCACAGGACAGCGATTACGATGTCAGATTTATTTATGTCCACCAAAAAGACTGGTATCTATCGATTGATGCAAAGCGTGATGTGATTGAACCGCCGATCGATGATCTGCTCGATATCAGCGGCTGGGAGGTCACGAAAGCTTTAAGGCTGTTTCGGAAATCCAACCCTCCGCTGCTCGAATGGCTTTCTTCAGGAACCGTCTATTATGAAGCCTATTCTTGGGCGGAAAACATGAGAAAGTTGAAGAACCGCGCCTTTTCTCCAGCTTCATGTATGTATCATTATCTCAACATGGCATCGGGGAATTTCCGCCACTACCTGCAGCGGGAAGAGGTGAAAATCAAAAAATATTTCTATGTTCTCCGCCCGATCCTGGCCTGCCAGTGGATTGAAAGCCGTCAGACGGTGCCTCCGATTGAATTTCAGACGTTGCTCGAGGAACTTGTTGAAGACGGACCGCTTAAAGCGGAAATCCATCATTTGCTTGACAGGAAAAGGAAGGGGGAGGAGTTTTCTCTTGAGCCTCAAAATCCCATGCTTCACGAGTTTATCGAAAAAGAACTTGAGCGGCTGCAGCCGGCGGCGAAGGCCTTTAAAACTGGCCGGGAAGATTTGACGCCAGAGCTTGACAGACTGTTCAGAGAAACGCTAGACGAGGTGTGGGCATAA
- a CDS encoding proline dehydrogenase translates to MITRDFFLFLSKSSILNRLARNWGSSVATGKIIGGKDFEASIPIIRKLNEQGLTVTVDHLGEFVDSREVARERTQECIRAIQLIAQEKLKSHVSLKMTSLGLDIDLDLVRDNMTSILDCAEQHQVMVTIDMEDEVRCQKTLDLFKEFRQRYEYVSTVLQAYLYRTEQDLEELNQYDPFFRLVKGAYKESPQVAFPDKKDVDENYKKLIKKQLLSGHYTAIATHDDKMIDYTKELANEHQIGKDRFEFQMLYGMRNKTQLELVKEGYNMRVYLPYGDDWYGYFMRRLAERPANIAFAFKGMTKK, encoded by the coding sequence GTGATAACAAGAGACTTTTTTCTATTCTTATCTAAAAGCAGCATCCTGAATCGCCTGGCGAGAAATTGGGGGAGTTCTGTAGCGACCGGAAAAATTATCGGAGGAAAGGATTTTGAAGCTTCGATTCCGATTATCAGAAAGCTTAATGAGCAAGGGTTGACTGTTACAGTTGATCATTTAGGCGAGTTTGTCGACAGCAGAGAAGTCGCAAGAGAACGCACACAGGAATGTATTCGGGCCATACAGTTGATCGCACAGGAAAAGCTGAAGTCACACGTTTCCTTAAAGATGACTTCGCTGGGACTCGATATTGATCTCGATCTTGTCAGAGACAATATGACGAGCATTTTGGACTGTGCTGAGCAGCATCAGGTAATGGTAACGATTGACATGGAGGATGAAGTCCGCTGTCAAAAGACGCTCGACTTGTTTAAGGAGTTCAGACAGCGGTATGAGTATGTCAGCACCGTTCTCCAAGCTTATTTATACCGGACTGAACAGGATTTGGAGGAATTAAATCAATACGATCCGTTTTTCCGTCTTGTGAAGGGAGCTTATAAGGAATCACCGCAAGTGGCGTTTCCTGATAAAAAAGACGTGGATGAGAATTATAAAAAGCTTATCAAAAAGCAGCTTCTGAGCGGCCATTACACAGCCATCGCAACTCATGATGACAAGATGATTGACTACACCAAAGAACTCGCGAATGAGCATCAAATCGGCAAGGACCGCTTCGAGTTTCAAATGCTGTACGGCATGCGCAACAAAACACAGCTCGAATTAGTGAAAGAGGGCTACAATATGCGCGTGTATCTTCCTTACGGAGACGACTGGTACGGATACTTCATGAGACGGCTTGCCGAGCGGCCTGCAAATATTGCATTTGCATTTAAAGGCATGACCAAGAAATAA
- a CDS encoding L-lactate permease: MWQQVYDPFGNLFLSAFAAILPILFFLLALTVLKMKGIIASFVTLAVSFIVAVFFFHMPAAKAVSAVFLGIANGLWPIGYIVLMAVWLYKLSVKTGKFKVIRASIAGISSDQRLQLLLIGFSFNAFLEGAAGFGVPIAISAVLLVELGFKPLKAASLCLIANAASGAFGAIGIPVITGAQMGGLTPVELSRTLALMLPVIAFFVPFLLVFILDGFKGIRETLPALLVLSGSYTAVQTLTMIGLGPELADILAALISMGALALFLKKWQPRHIYREAGNEHEPAEKYHAADIIKAWSPFYILTAVIAVWSLPGFKGLFQEGGVLKQTTILFNMPFLHREVLKTPPISPEAAPLDAVMKLDFISATGTAILIAVIITIVLSRNISFRGGLSCLKETVRELWLPVLTICFVMGFANLANYAGLSSTIGLALAKAGDIFPFVSPVLGWIGVFITGSVVSNNALFGHLQAVTGAQIGTSSALLLAANTAGGVMAKLISPQSIAIATAAVQKTGEESKLFSQTVKYSLILLLIICIWTFVLSKLAI; encoded by the coding sequence ATGTGGCAGCAGGTATACGATCCGTTTGGGAATCTGTTTCTCAGCGCTTTTGCCGCCATTCTGCCGATTCTTTTCTTTCTCCTTGCACTGACCGTGTTGAAGATGAAAGGAATCATCGCGTCATTTGTGACGCTGGCGGTCAGCTTTATTGTAGCGGTGTTCTTTTTTCACATGCCGGCTGCAAAAGCTGTCTCCGCCGTTTTTCTTGGAATTGCTAACGGCCTCTGGCCGATCGGATATATTGTCCTGATGGCTGTATGGCTTTACAAACTTTCCGTCAAAACCGGAAAGTTTAAAGTGATCAGAGCGAGCATTGCCGGAATTTCGTCTGACCAGCGGCTTCAGCTATTGCTGATCGGGTTCAGTTTTAACGCCTTTTTGGAAGGCGCGGCAGGTTTCGGCGTGCCGATTGCGATCAGTGCCGTTCTTCTAGTCGAGCTTGGTTTTAAACCTTTGAAAGCGGCATCCCTATGTTTGATTGCGAATGCGGCATCCGGCGCTTTTGGAGCGATCGGAATTCCGGTGATCACAGGAGCGCAGATGGGAGGCTTGACACCGGTTGAGCTTTCCAGAACGCTCGCCTTGATGCTTCCGGTCATCGCCTTCTTTGTCCCGTTCCTGCTCGTTTTCATATTGGATGGGTTTAAAGGAATAAGAGAAACGCTGCCGGCCCTTCTCGTATTAAGCGGAAGCTATACGGCGGTGCAGACTCTGACGATGATTGGATTGGGACCGGAGCTGGCCGACATTTTGGCCGCTTTAATCAGCATGGGAGCGCTGGCGCTGTTCTTGAAAAAATGGCAGCCGCGTCACATATACAGGGAAGCCGGGAATGAACATGAACCCGCTGAGAAATATCATGCAGCAGACATTATAAAAGCCTGGTCTCCGTTTTATATTTTGACCGCCGTCATTGCGGTATGGAGCCTCCCCGGTTTCAAGGGGCTCTTTCAGGAAGGCGGGGTGCTGAAGCAGACGACGATCTTATTCAACATGCCTTTTCTTCACCGGGAAGTGCTGAAAACGCCGCCGATATCCCCGGAAGCGGCACCGCTTGATGCCGTGATGAAGCTTGACTTCATTTCAGCGACGGGGACGGCCATTCTGATCGCTGTGATCATCACGATTGTGCTGAGCCGAAACATCAGTTTCCGCGGAGGACTCTCCTGTTTGAAAGAAACGGTCAGGGAATTGTGGCTTCCCGTTCTCACCATTTGCTTTGTGATGGGTTTTGCAAACCTGGCCAATTATGCCGGATTGAGTTCAACCATTGGACTGGCGCTAGCCAAAGCGGGGGACATCTTTCCGTTCGTCAGTCCCGTATTGGGCTGGATCGGTGTCTTTATCACAGGTTCAGTCGTCAGCAACAATGCATTATTCGGCCACTTGCAAGCTGTCACCGGAGCGCAAATCGGGACAAGTTCGGCGCTATTGCTTGCCGCCAATACCGCGGGCGGTGTGATGGCCAAGCTGATTTCACCGCAGTCGATTGCGATTGCAACAGCTGCCGTTCAAAAGACAGGGGAGGAATCAAAGCTTTTCAGCCAAACCGTTAAATACAGCTTGATCCTGCTTCTCATCATTTGCATTTGGACATTTGTGCTTTCAAAGCTTGCCATATAA
- a CDS encoding amino acid permease, with the protein MKQQVSKGDLKWWQLSLIGVGCTIGTGFFLGSSIAIKKSGFSVLAAFLLAALGTFLVFQQLAKLTADHPVEGSFCSYAREAFGRWAGFSNGWVYWSSEMLIIGSQLTAISLFTRHWFEQIPLWVFASIYAVLGLIVIFTGRSSFEKTENLLAVLKTAAILMFIIIAVLALCGVLPGKTPDAQLPDRMDELFPFGFMGLWTGLIYTFYAYGGIEVMGLMAIHLKDPKDSPKSGSLMLITLASIYVVSIGLAMLLVPHHAFTEQNSPFITSLKDFHLNLVMDIFNGIFIIAGFSTLTASLFAVTTLMGTMAKNGDAPSCFAKKEQAKVSWPALGLTVLVLAASIILSLLLPKALYEHMTTAASLMLLYNWMFILFSSKKLTKPKLKGHVQIAAALILILFAISGTLFEKNSRPGFFVSLLFLAIIACVTLLMKRKWDHGQGQNKP; encoded by the coding sequence GTGAAACAACAAGTGTCAAAAGGTGATTTGAAATGGTGGCAGCTGTCATTGATCGGAGTCGGCTGCACGATCGGAACGGGTTTTTTTCTGGGGTCAAGCATTGCCATAAAGAAAAGCGGCTTTTCCGTCCTAGCCGCTTTTCTTCTTGCAGCGCTCGGAACCTTTCTCGTGTTTCAGCAGCTCGCTAAACTGACAGCAGATCATCCGGTTGAAGGGTCTTTTTGTTCCTATGCAAGAGAAGCATTTGGCAGATGGGCCGGTTTCAGCAACGGCTGGGTCTACTGGTCTTCTGAAATGCTGATCATCGGAAGCCAGCTGACAGCGATTTCTTTGTTTACGCGCCATTGGTTTGAGCAAATTCCTCTGTGGGTGTTTGCATCCATTTATGCTGTTCTCGGCTTGATCGTGATTTTCACGGGACGCAGCAGCTTCGAAAAAACGGAAAACCTTCTGGCTGTCCTGAAAACGGCGGCTATTTTGATGTTTATCATTATCGCTGTCCTGGCCTTATGCGGTGTTCTTCCCGGAAAAACACCTGATGCACAGCTCCCCGACCGGATGGATGAACTGTTTCCTTTCGGCTTCATGGGGTTGTGGACAGGGCTGATATACACATTTTACGCTTATGGCGGAATTGAGGTCATGGGACTGATGGCGATTCATTTAAAGGATCCGAAAGACTCGCCGAAGTCTGGCAGTCTGATGCTCATCACACTGGCCTCCATTTACGTCGTCTCGATCGGCCTGGCCATGCTGCTCGTTCCGCATCATGCTTTTACTGAACAGAACAGTCCGTTTATCACCTCATTAAAAGATTTCCATTTGAATTTGGTGATGGACATTTTCAACGGCATCTTCATCATTGCCGGATTTTCTACGCTGACCGCATCGTTGTTTGCCGTCACAACACTGATGGGGACAATGGCGAAAAACGGTGATGCACCATCCTGTTTTGCAAAAAAGGAACAAGCAAAAGTATCATGGCCGGCACTGGGGCTGACGGTGCTTGTGCTCGCCGCTTCGATCATTTTGTCGCTCTTGCTTCCAAAAGCGCTGTACGAGCATATGACTACGGCCGCCAGTTTGATGCTGCTGTACAATTGGATGTTCATCCTTTTTTCAAGTAAAAAACTGACGAAGCCGAAGCTAAAAGGACATGTTCAAATTGCGGCAGCGCTTATACTGATTTTATTCGCGATTTCCGGTACGTTATTTGAAAAAAACAGCCGTCCGGGCTTTTTTGTCAGTCTTTTGTTTCTTGCGATCATCGCATGTGTAACGCTTTTGATGAAAAGGAAATGGGATCACGGACAAGGGCAAAACAAGCCCTGA
- a CDS encoding shikimate kinase, translated as MNTKRSIHVGEKNIVLIGFMGVGKTTIGKLVANKLSREFVDIDQEIERDFQMSIPEMFTQKGEAFFRKTEKEYIVHMCEHTEGKIVSLGGGSFQQEEIREKCLEHCFVIFLDLTWENWKKRIDLLLENRPILHNRSIEQVEQLFNERKSIYAHHHFRVETDNRSAEEVADSIADALKQGGELSQP; from the coding sequence ATGAATACCAAAAGATCCATCCATGTGGGAGAAAAAAACATCGTACTGATCGGATTTATGGGCGTCGGCAAAACGACGATCGGCAAGTTGGTCGCCAACAAACTGTCCCGCGAGTTTGTTGATATTGATCAAGAAATTGAACGAGATTTTCAGATGAGCATTCCCGAAATGTTCACACAAAAAGGGGAAGCCTTTTTTCGGAAGACAGAAAAAGAATATATTGTTCATATGTGTGAACATACAGAAGGTAAAATCGTTTCTCTTGGAGGCGGCTCTTTTCAGCAGGAGGAGATCAGGGAGAAGTGTCTTGAACACTGCTTCGTCATTTTCCTTGATTTAACATGGGAGAACTGGAAGAAGCGGATCGATTTGCTGCTTGAAAACAGGCCGATTCTTCACAACCGCTCAATTGAACAGGTGGAACAGCTGTTCAATGAAAGAAAAAGCATTTATGCCCATCACCACTTTAGAGTTGAAACCGACAATCGTTCCGCCGAAGAGGTCGCCGACTCCATTGCAGATGCGCTGAAGCAGGGCGGGGAGCTTTCTCAGCCTTAA
- a CDS encoding LysE family translocator — protein sequence MNIFLSYVFLGLSLAAPVGPVNAAQIDRGMKGGFLHAWLFGLGAVSADVLYMVLIYFGVAQFLTVPFLKTFLWLFGFFVLTYTGIESLIKAKEVSLMRGVKEQGTYRKSFLSGLVISLSNPLSIMFWLGIYGRILAKTIEAYASYQLLICSSGILIGLFLWDLAMSFLAGTLRTFLSPGMIQATTWIAGITLIVFGCYFGYQGFQQLIQPAH from the coding sequence TTGAACATCTTCCTAAGCTATGTATTTTTGGGCTTGTCATTGGCTGCGCCGGTCGGTCCGGTCAATGCGGCACAGATTGACAGAGGGATGAAAGGGGGGTTTTTGCATGCTTGGCTGTTTGGACTCGGCGCGGTTTCGGCTGATGTCTTATACATGGTGCTGATTTATTTCGGTGTTGCTCAATTTCTGACTGTGCCATTTTTAAAAACGTTTTTATGGCTGTTTGGTTTTTTTGTTTTAACCTATACGGGAATCGAAAGCCTGATCAAGGCCAAGGAAGTTTCGTTGATGAGAGGCGTCAAAGAGCAAGGGACCTATCGCAAATCCTTTTTGTCCGGATTGGTGATTTCTCTTTCAAACCCTCTCAGCATCATGTTTTGGCTTGGCATTTACGGAAGAATTCTGGCGAAAACGATTGAGGCTTATGCATCCTATCAGCTGTTGATATGCAGTTCAGGCATTTTAATCGGCCTTTTTTTGTGGGATTTGGCGATGTCCTTTCTGGCCGGGACGCTCAGAACATTTTTAAGCCCGGGGATGATACAGGCGACGACATGGATCGCCGGCATCACATTAATCGTGTTCGGCTGCTACTTCGGGTATCAAGGATTTCAACAACTGATCCAGCCGGCGCACTAA
- a CDS encoding L-lactate dehydrogenase: MTNQNVNRTVLIGAGFVGSSYAYTLINQGITDELVIIDLNKDKAMGDVMDLNHGKAFAPHPVKTWYGTYEDCKDADIVCVCAGANQKPGETRLDLVEKNLKIFKGIIGEVMASGFDGIFLVATNPVDILTYATWKFSGLPKERVIGSGTTLDTARFRYLLSEYFGVAAHNAHGYIIGEHGDTELPVWSHANIGGVPVSDLLKRNENYKAEDLDELFDNVKNAAYHIIEKKGATYYGVAMSLARITRAIYRNEEAILTVSAHLDGEFGENDVYIGVPAVVGRGGAREIVELELNEKEKEQFKHSAGVLKAILKPHFEMQAQ, from the coding sequence ATGACAAATCAAAATGTGAATCGTACTGTATTAATCGGTGCCGGATTTGTTGGAAGCAGTTATGCATATACGTTAATCAACCAAGGAATCACAGACGAACTTGTGATCATTGATTTAAATAAAGATAAAGCAATGGGCGATGTGATGGACTTAAACCACGGGAAGGCATTTGCGCCGCATCCTGTGAAAACATGGTACGGCACGTATGAAGACTGCAAAGACGCCGATATTGTCTGCGTTTGTGCAGGAGCAAACCAAAAGCCCGGGGAAACCCGGCTGGATTTGGTAGAGAAGAACCTCAAGATTTTCAAAGGCATCATCGGGGAAGTCATGGCCAGCGGATTTGACGGCATTTTCTTAGTCGCGACAAACCCGGTTGACATTCTCACATATGCGACTTGGAAATTCAGCGGCCTGCCGAAGGAACGGGTCATCGGAAGCGGCACGACTCTGGACACCGCCCGTTTCCGCTACCTGCTCAGCGAATATTTCGGTGTCGCCGCTCACAATGCGCACGGCTATATCATCGGTGAGCACGGAGATACGGAGCTGCCTGTCTGGAGCCATGCCAATATCGGCGGCGTTCCCGTCAGCGATTTGCTGAAAAGAAATGAGAACTACAAAGCGGAAGATCTTGATGAACTGTTTGACAATGTGAAAAACGCCGCCTACCACATTATCGAGAAAAAAGGTGCGACATATTACGGAGTTGCCATGAGTCTGGCGCGCATCACGAGAGCCATTTACCGCAATGAAGAAGCGATCTTGACCGTGAGCGCTCATCTTGACGGTGAATTTGGCGAAAATGATGTTTATATCGGAGTTCCGGCGGTTGTCGGCCGAGGCGGAGCGAGGGAAATTGTTGAACTTGAACTGAATGAAAAAGAAAAAGAGCAATTTAAGCATAGTGCTGGTGTGTTAAAAGCCATTTTAAAACCGCATTTTGAAATGCAGGCGCAATAA